CACGTTTCTAAAATTAAAACGAAGTgacaaaacaaaaaggaagtttTATGTGTTGTCAGAGATTAAGTTCAATAGTCTGACTTTGCAAAATACGATGCAGCCAAAAAGTGGTCCGACAAGAAGACGGCGGGGACATTTTATCCGAAAATCCTCCGACCCTTCATACACACAAATCACCAACTTACCAATTTTCGAGAATTTTTCTAAATATTTCAGGGCCTAAACAAAAATTTTGCTTGCTAGCGTCAGtacaatttaactttccctctcgAGTTCAACAAATTAATTCGCATCGGTCCAGCAGTTTTCTGGGGGAAGAGTTTCTGCGTATTGTGTGCATTTAAGTACGAGCCAAAAGATTCCTGTTAAGCACGCACCCGCTTTGCTCTGTTTTTTACAGCGCGGTCTACTGTGGCATCGGCGGCCATCACGTGACCCCATTCCACCCAAACACGGCACAGCCGACGTACAGCCTGGACCCGGTAAGACTCAAGTTTCCCTTCAAAGCCGTCGGCGCCACTTCTATCCAGCGATGGTGGCGCCGCCCTTGCGTCAGCTGTACacgcacgatctgattattacaGCTAGAGCGCAACTTTTCTCCCAAATTCAACAAATTTCATTCGGATTATTCGAGGGGTCCTCTACAAAACGCATTTCTGCCTTTGACATGCATTAATACGTAAGCATTTTTTGGCGAATACCCCACCAAAATCTGTCCGTCCCGTGACGcctcatatctgcaacataaaTGCATAACTGGTCAACACGTGTAATCGTTACAACAGTAATAGTGGATGATTGGTAGCGTTAGAAGGCTCAAGTCAAAAGGACATTAACATGTTTCTCTCCACCACCTTAAGTTTCCTACAGTAATACGTAAGCATTTTTTGGCGAATATCCCACCCGAAATCTGTCCGTCCCGTGATGCCTTATATCTGCCAAATGGTGAAGattggtcaagttaacacatgtaatGGTTATAGGGTAACATTAGACAATTGGTAGCGATGGGTAGGCATGCATACGTTAGCAAAATAAGTTAGCAAAAGCGAAGTAGTAGCTGATCCAAAGAGTGCTTACGCATTACTAGACAATTCTCTAAACTTCTGTAGCATACTTTAAGACGCGGAATCGCAGTTGGCCTAGAGCTAGGCTTCCTCTTTCCTGGTTACGTTTTGCAGCGCGGTATACTGTGGCATCCACGGCCGTCACGTGAGCGGACGCCCGGCTACCTACGAGGGTCCATACCCCGCCAGACCCTCGtacccaggtatttatattgctcgACTATGCGCATAACTTTCTGTTCAATTTAAACCGTGTCTCAATCATCTCTTCTTTAAGGGTCGGTAAGATGAGACTTTGAATCTGGGTGCGCGGTTCCGTGTTTTGATCGCGGTTCCGACTTCTGCGCTTTGCGATTACGCCAGCGGAGAGTGAAAGAGGGGGGCAGTTATCACTTTTGCCTAAGCCTCGTCCCCGTTGTCAGAGTAAACGCCGTACGCAAAAGGCGCGTCAcataagggaggagctttgcgccggtcgttactgtcttgcatgcgtaatcatgcgaacgacaggTAATTAAAACTTCGCAGTGCGGTATCTCAAAGATCGGATACGCATGAATTCTTCCAAGCGGAACTGTTAAAGCaagactgcctctaacttttcaatacaaacgtgcctgcttatACTGCAGCGTTataagttaattattcaatttttgttaattgcactgcCAACAGCGATAATTATCGATAATCTCACTGTGTCCCCCTCACCACATAACCCTACTATAGAGGTACCACTCATCTATCTacttctatctatctatttacCTGTCTTTCTGTGTCTGTTTTATGTGCATCTTTCTTttgtgcatcttttttttttacgtgcatctttttttttttttgtctcagcgcctaaaacaaacaaaaaacctgTCAACTTagctttgatcaccctgtatataaattCCTTTCGTGGACTCTAATTGGATTACCATCGGTTGACATGCAGGCTTTTATTTCTGTTCTGCCCTTTCAACTTTATCTCGCTTTCGATCTCTGCAGCACAACTGGGCTGTTGGGATCCTTTCATGTCAGACCGGCATGCCATGTGACTACCGAGCACTACACGTGGTCAGCTTCGTGGTAAGCTCGCACGCAGTTTCAAGCAGCGTTGCCTAAGGTACAGATATGAGTAAGTCACTACGAAAACTATTAGTGCAATCTTTATGAACAGATTTCGTTAAATTATCACGAATGCTTATTAAAATTACGGGGCGTTACGAAAAGTCTCTTTGAAATGCTTTAGCAGTAGAGAAGACGTTACAATTGATTTGGTCGCGATTGCGGTTACCCCAGAGACATATGTAGAGGTAGTAAATTGACAAGTACTATTTGTGAAACTTAAAGGTTTTtgtaacttacaatgtgcagataagccttcgtttgtagtgagcagagaagtggcgctgccttcgccttcattTTTTAcgagttggcttggctcgtctatcgacaaaATAACGACGCCGGGGGGCCAGCCGGCCAGCCacgacgtaggcgtgtacttgagGAAAAAACAGCAGTACAACTATAACAAAGGTCTCTACAACAACGCAAACtcattgtaccagtctatttacctttaagaGTGGTTGGAAAGGTGACAACATAGTTGGTTAACCACAGTTGACTCCCTCCACTGAACCCAGGACGATGGGCgactttcacaatttgcgaggcgggctatcggcatcgctatcacttctgaGCGTTGCTGGAAGCGGAGCTTTTTTTTAgtctgctcagatcgaaaaattctgcttacatatatccacgcgcttttggaagtaaccgctgcaggtgtaaacactatcgagggtgagcttttcgttgcgtcATGAAGAACTTGGCTCCATAAAAatcagttgtcagtccctttaagggaatatatttattcatttttttttcctttcgtcgTATTACACGATGCCGCGCTGCCATCTCAGTCGAGATCAACCAAGGATTCGTCTCTACACATGGTGGGAAAGCTTTAAGGAAAAGCATATTTATTAAACATGTGCCAAGAATTTACTACAAAAAACATGCTGATAGCTAGTATTCCTAAATACGATAAATGTTTGTTTTTTACGATAGCAAATTGGTTAAAAAACGAGATCGACGCGTTGGGGTTTTAATCTGCGCCTCTCGACTGCTATTTTCACACCCCTACGTCTTGTTGTAAACATTCATTTCAAAACAAATCGCTCTTGGCAGGGTCTTGCAGCCTACTCGGAGAGCCTTCGCAGCCGACTGCTGTGGGCCAAGACACAGCGCCTTCGTGGATTCCTCTCTGCGGTCGTATCGCATTTTATGGACACGGTAAGAACCGTCTGGTACTCATCTGTGGACAACGGGCAATCAGTGTGCGCACTGGAATGATTTGCGCAATCACCACTTAAGAGAGTGCTCTTAAGGGGAAGCGTTTGCTCGAAGCACAGTCCGATTTCTCTTTAggaatacatgtaaaacgccgTACGAATGCACTGTTCTTCCATTTACTTTCATAGAAGCGTTACTTTAAGCATTTACAAAACTAACTACAACCcacatgtatttcgtcccacacttcgggaaatatCTCCAAGTTCTCGAAAGCggaaaatatctcgaaactggtgtcatcctggtgATTactttcaagtggatacgtcttgaaaactcaccggctacaattcgcaaattgcaatgtGCCTAAAGTAATTAATCATGAAGTTAATTTAATTAATGTTTCtttattatttgaatatgtgtttctatttcACATGCGAGGAATGTACGCCTATTCGAATAATTCAGcccaaggacaagaattatgctatctgccacatgagatttttttttctggaaagcTTGAGAATGATCATTCTCAAGCACCCTGCACCTTGTTAGTTGGTGGTGAACTGAACGCCTTGGCAGTCGGAGGCTCATGGCAAGTCTTTCAGGCGTTTCTATGTCGTAAATCTCTACTTATCCTGATTAAACCGACAGTAGTCGATCAAGGAATGTCTCGTACTGGAGCCGACATTTTCTCTGGAGCACCTTTAGAATCTGACCAAGAACTGCTTAGACCTGTTACCTAGATGATGAGACCTTGTCGAAGCCCTGGCTCCAGTCTGATTGATACGCCCATGTTAGATCGAATATACCAATCATGAAAGGTCGCCACTTTCCTGTGAACCACAACGCTGGGGACCGCTTGATGAaagcagcagacgacgaacacAAGCACCTAACGAGCAATGAACCTGTGTCAATAAGCCTCCCGTAACGTAGCACAAAAGTTAGTTGCAGAACTATCTTGTTCTTCATCACTTGATGTTCTACACTAAGCTTTTTTCTTAGCTTTATAAATATCGTCTGTGGCAGATGGGACAATTGAAATACTTGTGATGAATTGCTCAAAAAGAAGGGCCAATTGCGCAGGATAGAGAACTGTGTAAATGACCAATTAGAGTAAAAGGTGATAGTGAAATTTCATTAGTTTAGGGCTATATATAGCGATATACGAATTGTGAAAAATAATTCGCGTCATATTTACTTAGGTTCTGAAAATGACGATAGGCCACAAATGTCGCCATACGATACTCTCATTTGCCATGACGTACTACAGAACGTCACAAGTGGCACTTTCTAGCACTTActgtcattttctttcttctttttttttttgcacttgtgACGATTCCACGATGCCGCGTGCTTCCCTTATAAAATTGATCTGTCCCTCGGTGCTCGCTATAGCAAAACTGGTGGCCCCGGAAACACCGTAAAACTTGTGACAGCTGCTATATGTTTAAATACGGAAAATAAGGTTTGTGTTTAGGATACGAAAGCGTGTTCGGACACGAAATAACTTCTGACTGAATCAATGCTATACTCGACTGTGCAATGCCATCACACAAACTGCGCCTACAGTCAGTAATCTCTACGAAAACCATTGAAGAGGCGACCTTTGCTTATTACGACGCTGATACATATAGGTACGTATATGTGATACGTAGAGGGCGTcttgtacatgaaaaaaaagtttGGTTGAGAGGGAACCAGAAGAGGTCGCTTTCTCCTGAGTTGACAGTACAGGAATTAGAAAAGGTGGCGTACGCCTACTTGATTTCCTTTCTATTGCGTACAGCAATGACAAGCTATCATAATGGATGCTGCGGCTACTATAGTGTGTGTTTCTtcagctgcaccaattttttttttattgagccgtggcagatagtacaattttAATCCTTGAGCACTAAACTACTTGGATGAGGCGACCATTACTTCTACATTAAAccaaatgcttaattgaataattactaTAATTACGGTAATTACTTTACTGCAAATTCGACTGCGCTAATCTCGAAATctgtgccatcctcagaatttgttccaagtcgatatgcttTGCGGACTCGCTGGCTACAATTAGTACAATAAATATGTGCCCTAAtctaattagtgtaattatgttaattacttagctattgtgctatctgccgcaggcaattctGAAAATTTTGCAGCAGCTATAAAATGAGCCCCTTGTATACTCGGCACCCAATCTCAGGAACAGAAGTTCGCTGGGTGCTTTTGGATGACGGAATTTGGGCATCGTTCTCAATCAACTTCATGAACATGGAGGGTGAGAGTTAATTCTTCGTTCTACGATACAGTAAACAAACTATAGAAAGTTGTCTAAGCAGTAGTTATGCGTAGCGCGGCTTTGGTTGGGCACGCTGTTTTACGTGAACTTTTCTGACTACAGACAGCAAGCCAGTCGTAGGTGTAAGCATAGCCACGCCATTTCGTTAAAACAGTTTATTTTGACTGTGAATCAAGTCGATAAAGACGTAACTTTATTTTTGATAGTCAACAGGTTAAGCGCGCCGGAGTTGTGTACGCCATGGCGGTTTTGCTTAGCAGTGTGTACATGTCTAATACCTCGAGCATGAAGCAGATTCTATGACTGCATCAGCACGCAATCTTAGAAACTCCAAACTCGCTCTCACAGGAATTCGCTGGGTGGTTTTGGATGTCCGAGTTTCGGCGGCGTATTCAACTACGGGAACTTCGAGGGTAAGATAGCGAACCACCGTGTGATTTCTTTATTCACCGGTATTAAACCCTCATTTTAGAAAACTGTATAATCACGAATTATGCGCAGTGCGGCTTCAGATAGGCCACGGTACATTACAAGGACATTTAACATTTATGGCGATATCGCAGTATATCCTGTCAGTCAATCGCTGCTATAAACATATATAGCTACGTCCATGAAATAGCGCTGTCAGTTAAATGCACGAAGTTGAAAGTGTTCTAATTCTTAGTTACTTAAATATCGTCTGTAGTGGATAGGACAATTGAAATACTTGCGACGATTCCATGATGCCGCGCTTATTACAATCAGTAGAATTTTGACCACTACAAGTTGCGGGTGTGATGCGTCGAGCTGCATCAATAAAAAAGAGTTTTAAAACTCCCCGTCTTACCGTGAATGCCGTCTTAGATAGCAAGGAACGATGGAATAACTTAATTCCCATGACACCTGCTTCTCACGTCAAGAGATTGGCGCGTtggcatatgttttttttttttcctgaactTCCTCTCAACAGACACGGCCAATATCTGCGAATATAACATCGTATCGTCGATTTCCAAATTCATGCCTTCGAACTTTGTGTTTTGTAAAATACATAATAAAAATTTCGCCGATGAATCCTCGTGCCACAATAATTGATAACTGAGTCGTTCTGCGTTTTTATAAAACATAAGCCTTAACAATCGCTTATCATGCTCGGTCAGCGTAAAAATGCACTACTCTGTTTGCTGGACAATTTTCAGCCGGTCAAACCGAGGCCTTCGAGACGGCAGCGGCGAACTATTAATAATAAGGGTGCGCTGATGCGATCGATGAATAAGATTAATCTATTGCCATTTGTGCTAGTAGAGACCGTTTTCATTTGCCAAAAAAAATCTTCCGTGCCGAGAACGTCATTGTTGGATCCCATAAGTCTTTCAGTATTCCACTTCACTAAACATACGTATGCACCTATGCACTTATGAGTTaggaatgcgaacgcattaatgtccaattgaacgccgctgagcagtccGAGTTTTGAACTCCTAGCGGGCAGGCAAGCGAGCGCCACTCTGCTTCTGGGCGCGGGGCCGGTCATTCGTTCCAAACTCATGTATTTACTCATGTTACTCATGTATTTATTCATTTACGTGCGCGATGCATACGTCATACATTATACGGTATATTTCGTGCAGGCGATGTGCAGTTCACGTGTGCCCTCACCAACAGTTGCGTCAAAGAAGAACGTCGTCGCGGCAAAAATCAAAGCTTTCGGTGAGAGTCCATGGCCGAAACGCTAATCTTCGCACAATCAAAGAAGCCCTAAATGCTCGATTTTAACGCGGTCTTCTTATTAACGCGCACCGAATTTTCACCACCACGATGCCGACCGATGTCACCACGATGCCACACGATGTCGCGCTGCCAATGCGGCCGTGATCAAATATGCACTCTACTTGACCTATCGTAGCAATGCTATAAGAACAAACATGTCTACAACACTGGGCCCAGAAATTACTACTAGAAAAATCTTAGACAGCTGGTATGCCTAAATACGAGACACATTTATTTTTACGATAGGAAATGCGTTAATAAACGACAACGACGCATTAACGTTATTACTCTCTGCTACTTGATTGAGCTACGCCATTACACAGCAACTGCTGATACAGGAAATTCTTCCCAAGAAAACTAATTTAAAAGAGCAACCGCAGCCTCTAGCATCACGCAGCAAGATTAGTAGGGTGTGATGAGAATAAAACACAACAATGGAGGCTGTTATAAGATAAGGGACGAAAATTGTCCTTTTTTATTAAAAAGCAGTCTAAACGTTTAAATTCTGAAAGAGTGTGCGCATCCTAAACAATTCTGAAagtggtgtgcgcatgcgcgattGCCTTGCCAGCGTGTACGGCACCGATAGGCGCACATTACATGGTAGGGCTTGAATGCAGGTAAAAGCATCGATGTGCGGTAGGATAGGTCTGTGGTTAATAAACGCAAAGAGGTACAAACAAAAAATCAAAAAAGTTTTGATTTTTTTTGCACCAAGTTCATTTAGTGCAGAAAATGCATTGATAAACCTGCACGACCCAACAATCCCCTCGGCTGTTGACAGGTGCAGAAATAAACTATCGAACTATCTAACTACTACTGTGAACTTCGTGGGTAAGGTATCAAACTGCGCAGTAATTATTTCTTGGTTATGTAGACTTCGAATTGTAAACAGTGTTTAGTCAAATTATACACTGTGCGCGTCAATTGGCCGTAACACGACAACGTCAGTGTTTGGAAATACGGTGACAAAATTTTCCTGCGCGAGAGAATTACGAGAGAGGTCACACAGATGGGACGCCAAGCGTCGCGTCTTCCAATACTCTgcatgcatttaaatttctttttctaCTCTACTGCATCGCTTGATGCCACGCCACCGTTAAAGCCGGGGGTTAGCCTCGCGATGCGACTGAATGGAAGGGTTAATGGAAAACCATTTCAGGAAGGGTTCATTGCACAACAAAAACTATTTTCCGTTATGACATCCGGGATATACTTTACGGTTGCAAATGTTCTACTTCATCAATGAAGGCGTTAATTTCTACTTAGTCTACACAAATTGGTAGCACTTCAAAAACTTACTTCGCGCTGCAGTTTAACAGTTAAAACATGTCAGTACGAATCTTCGCATATCACTTAGTAACTTGTATGACTAAGTAGAGTTCACTAAGGAAGAGACATTAGCGGAagaaaggagctgggcaggccatgtaatgccgtagaatggatacccggtggaccattagggttacagaatgataccaagagaagggaagcgcagtcaggtcggcagaaaaccaatGGGAGTATGAAGTTATGATGATTGCAGGGAGTGGGACTCCTGCGCACGACAGGGGAATGAAGATCGCAGAGAGAGagccttgatgatgatgatgagatgatgatgatgatgatgcttggatgatgatgatgatgatgatgagaagcATGGCAAATGCGACAACGTGATATGATGGCTAAAGAGTAATAAGGATTCATAAAGGCTATTTATTCGTTGGAAAATAATCTGGTTTTTATCTTAGTTAACCGCCTAGCACTGAATGTGTTTTTTAGACAATAAAACAAGCGAATAGAGCATGCGCAATAAGTATAGTACTGTCATGAGTAAAGGGACAACACACGCGGaacaacgacgacgatgaagaGAGCACGCGATGTTCCAAACAGCACGAGcgctcgaggcgcgtgacccgagccgtGATCGAAAGGAAACCAGCGATGAGCTgtcattatcgacgtggctctgggccaggaaggtcgcatcgtcagcatcgcactggcgacgggagccATGGAGGTTCGGTCGAGTCCGTGACGCTGGCAGTTcagggtgtggccgtcgacctcggcgacgttcgagcgaggctccttggaccggctgcagcctctcgcGGCACTGCCGCGCACTCCAGGAAGGATCCCTCTTCGGCGGCATACCAGCACGTACGATACATCCCGGGAGGCCACATCGGCACTTTAGCAAGGCGccggacggaagcggcggccgaacacgtcgctaggcctaacccgtcgggCTTCTGCCACGTCAGCAACGGCGACCGGGATACACGGGCGTCTGCCAAGGCGACGAAGGATCGTTGGGAGTAGCAACTCCGGAAGAGACGCGACGCGACTTGGACGAGAATTCACATGAGTCAGCGCCAAAAAAACGTGAGCACATACCACTCAAGCAGCGACGCAGCCAAAGGGGCTAGAGGTGTCCGACTGTGAGGAGTATAGGGAATAAGATACAGTTGAGAGCCGCTTGTATATTTAATTCATATTTTGTTGATCATTCTCGGTTGTTTTAGTGGGAATTTTTGCTTTTGGTTTGCTCTTATTAAATCATGTGTGCTGTGCCGTCATACGTCTTAGTCCCATCTCATCCCTGACAAGTACTCCTGAGGGGCTTCCTATTGAGAGTTAACGACCTTGATGCGCTGGTTGAAGCAGATGTTGTGGCAATTCGGAGCGTAATCACGAATACGTTTCTCCTCTTTGCAGAAATTCGCTGTATGGTTTTGGATGTCCCAGTTTCGACATCTTCGTGGGTAAGCTATCAAACTGTACAGTAATTTTCTCATCGTTATGTAGACTTCGAATTGCAAAAAGTGTTCTAGTCAAAATTACAGTGTACGTCAATTGGCCGTAATATTTGAGATGTTTCATGACCCTCCCGTCCTGTGTATCGGGCTCCAAAATATGACACCACAGTCAACTAGCCCACAATTCAATATTGACATTTCGCAGTTGAAGTTCTGGGCCGTAACGTGGTGCCGACAATGTCAGTGTGACGTAAAGTGATTTTAGGGATATTTGCACACCTTTATCCTGCACAGTGTCTTGTGCACAGGAAAAATCGCCCGGGCTTCTCACTGGTTCTCTAATGCAGTGAAATGACTTACGTAACGAGGACTATAGCCTCGACAATTTTTTTTGGATCTCAAGACGTTTTGGATCTCGTCAAGTCTTGTATCTCCAATTAACAGCGCAGACTTGTCCGACCTCGCTGTAATGAAAAAACTATTAGAAATTAAGCGTGTTTATCTCCTCCAGGCGCGAAATAAATCtggcaatgaaaaaaattatctTAACATCATTTTCGTCTTTTcatgctttatttttttcataGGACTTTTAGATTAAACAACCGAACACTGTCGTATTCAATTCGGTCCCTCAAATAGTCTGGGTGCATACATCTGATTATCTTCAGATTGGGTCGATCACGTCATCCACTGTGCACAATATTACATGAAATGGAAGTAAAACATTCATAACCGTCATCCCATCAACATTACACATAAGGTACTAGATGAGGATGCGTCCCTGAGAAAGGTACAAGTTTCCGTCAAAATAGCAATCAATCGCAATAGAATTGTGATTAGACGTGACGTCAGCCAGCAGGTGGTCTCGGTACTATGATCATCCAGAACCTGCGTCCTTTAATCGGATCAAATCTTAATGTTTTATTGCCACATAGCTTTTTAGAACAGTGGCACCATCTACGTAGCCCTTTCGAACTTGACATCGGTATTTTTCTTCGCTTTATCACCTCCATAGACAACATGCGTTTCTTGTGTGGCTGCGATAGCTGAGACAGGATGTTAACAAGAAAGACTACAGCGCTGCCATAACAAACTTCATAGAATATGGCATGGCTGCATGTGCTTCGACGTCCTCCGAATTTGAGAATAAAATGTGGTTTAGCACAGCTTGCTTTGTAATGTACCGTGTAATGACAGGCTTTGCAACGGTGTTAATACGAGGTTGGCAAGATCGTAATGATGTTGAGAATGCTGTGCAGTATTCGCAAACTACTCTAAAGGTATTCGACATTCGATTCGATTGGCCTCTAGTAATTTTCGATTCGTATGT
This region of Dermacentor silvarum isolate Dsil-2018 chromosome 5, BIME_Dsil_1.4, whole genome shotgun sequence genomic DNA includes:
- the LOC125945676 gene encoding uncharacterized protein LOC125945676 encodes the protein MSLRAELSVFEEQPAAYCGIHGHHATANHPDTAQLTYSLAPRGLLWHPRPSRDRTSADLRGSIPRQTLVSSAAYCGIHGHHATANHPDTAQLTYSLAPRGLLWHPRPSRDRTSGVLRGSIPRQTLVPSAVYCGIGGHHVTPFHPNTAQPTYSLDPRGILWHPRPSRERTPGYLRGSIPRQTLVPSTTGLLGSFHVRPACHVTTEHYTWSASWVLQPTRRAFAADCCGPRHSAFVDSSLRSYRILWTRNSLGGFGCPSFGGVFNYGNFEGDVQFTCALTNSCVKEERRRGKNQSFRNSLYGFGCPSFDIFVGSSHRLRQHSSWPSHGAFVPSYLWPYHVL